The DNA sequence ACATCTCCTTAATAAAAACGTACTGTTTAAGTTACGGAGTATTATAACATAGGCAGGATAACAGGATGTGAATAATCCAATAATATGCATGTTATAATTGGATTTGACAACAATCCGTCATGGATCACCGGACAATACGATATGATTGATGAAAAGATCGATGGGAGGCCAATGATTGCATAAATTTTTTACACAGGATATTACGGAGATGACAGCCAGAATTACCGGGGATGACGTCAAGCATGCCTGGAAGGTACTGCGCCTCAAGGAAGGGGACAGGGTACTGGTTAACAATTTGGACGGACAGGATTACCAGGGGGAGATTCGATCCATCAATAAGACCGAGGTTGTGGTGAGTTTGGATGAAAAAATCGCCCAGACCAATGAGAGTCCTTTGGAATTGACAATCTTTCAGGGACTTCCCAAAGGTCAGAAAATGGAACTGGTATGTCAGAAACTGACCGAGCTTGGCGCTGTGCGGCTGGTGCCGCTGATTACTCAACGGGTCATACCGGAAGTGCGGTCGGAATATAAAAAACTTGACCGGCTGCGCCGGATTACGCTGGAGGCCGGAAAACAGTCGATGCGGAGCAGGATTATGAAGGTAGCTGAGCCCATCGAGCTGACGGAACTGGAACAGGAAATGCGGGGATTGGACCTGATTCTCGTCCCTTATGAAAATCAGGAAGGTACCGGTCTTGCCGGATGCGAGGATGAGATTCGCGCTTCGCGGCGAATTGGCATTGTGGTCGGACCGGAAGGTGGGTTTGAGTCTTCTGAAATCCAATGGCTGCAAGAGAACGGAGCCAGAATAATTACACTGGGCCCCAGGATCCTGCGGACAGAAACCTGTGCCCTTAGTGTTGTATCGATCCTGCAGTATATTGCCGGAGATATGGCTGGTGTTCGTCCGGCGAAGGAGGAACTTCATGAAAGTCGCGTTTGAAACCTTGGGCTGCCGCGTCAATATTTATGATTCGGAAGCCATGCTGGAGCTGTTCCGAAAAGACGGCTACGAGGCAGTTCCCTTTGAATCAAAGGCTGATGTATATGTCATTAATACCTGCACTGTGACGAATACCGGTGACAAGAAGTCCCGCCAGATGATCCGCCGCGCCCGTCGGATGAACCCGGATGCGGTCATCGCCGTGGTCGGATGTTATTCCCAGATTGCACCGGAAGAAATCGCCGCCATTGACGGAGTTGACATCGTACTGGGTTCACGCAACAAATCCCGGGTCGTAGAACTGGCTAACCGCAGCCTGGCCACTGGCGAGCGGATTGTGGAGGTTTCGGACGTCATGGCTTCCCATGAGTTTGAGCCGCTGAATGTCAGCGATTTTGAAGACAAGACCAGGGCATTTCTTAAGATCCAGGATGGCTGCAACCGATTTTGCACCTATTGCATGATCCCTTATGCCAGGGGTGGGATCTCCAGCAAAAGAAAGGATCTTGTCC is a window from the Clostridiaceae bacterium HFYG-1003 genome containing:
- a CDS encoding 16S rRNA (uracil(1498)-N(3))-methyltransferase, translating into MHKFFTQDITEMTARITGDDVKHAWKVLRLKEGDRVLVNNLDGQDYQGEIRSINKTEVVVSLDEKIAQTNESPLELTIFQGLPKGQKMELVCQKLTELGAVRLVPLITQRVIPEVRSEYKKLDRLRRITLEAGKQSMRSRIMKVAEPIELTELEQEMRGLDLILVPYENQEGTGLAGCEDEIRASRRIGIVVGPEGGFESSEIQWLQENGARIITLGPRILRTETCALSVVSILQYIAGDMAGVRPAKEELHESRV